The genomic stretch CCTTATTGTTATACCTGGGATTCTAAAGTCCGCAGCCTGGCTTTCAGTTTACCGTTTTCCTCCTGTAGTCTCCCTATCTCCTGAAGAAATATTAAGAGAGGTGTGAATATGATAATGAAGGCACAGCTTTCTAGAAATAATCTGTCTGTAATCCATGCAGTATTTTTCTTTACCTTGTTAAGAAGTTCAGACACTCCACCTTCATTCAGTGGTGCTAGCTTGGGTTTGCTCGTTTCCTGGTTTATCTGAGAATAAAGTTAGCActttacagctgaaacaatgacaGCACTAAAGTAGGAAGGGTATGGGAtttcaatgaaagaaaaaccaaCTCAGAAAACAGTATACTTGGCTATTACTGTAAACATGAGATGTAAGAGTAAAAATAATACCCCATTTGTATATCTGTCTAGCCTTGCTTGATGACTCGTGTCTACCTACCCATGAAAGAGCAGAGTCCTGCATTACAaagttgatttgtttttctttaaccaTGCATCACGAAACCACACGTCAACCCCAGTGATGTGTGACTTCTGAACCACAAGGCTACGTGTGGAGGGCAGGCGGCCTGACAAAACTACTTAAAATGCAAGGGaatgctgcactgctctctAGTTACTGAACTCCATGAGGGTATAAATGTCCCGCAAACACATGATTAATGACTACACTGCCGGCGATGTTTGAAGGTCTGCACATGATGGAGCTGCACGTTAGACTCACCTTATCGGTGGTTTTAAAGTCAGTCTTCTCAAATTCAGCCACTTGTTCGAGCAGCTCCCTGTACGGGCGGAGAAGAGCAAAGAATTGGCACAACAATAATGAGGAACATCACGAGAAGTGAATACGATAAAAGCTTTAAATCTTCTCAAGTATTATCTCCACATTTAAGAATAAATGAAATCTTTCTCGAGACAATACAAAATATGGAAAATTAATGTCAATATCCTTTGAGCAACACCGAACAACATCAAACTGATCTCATATCTATCTCGATAACTGTCACCTttcctgtgttgatgttgatggtTTTTTGGCGTAACAATTATGTACTATTTGGCGGTTATGCATCTCAGGAGGGGGAAAATGAACACCGTTGCTTTTGCTGGCAGTTTAGCACTTGAGTTGTAAAACAGATGCTTGTGGTGAACAGAACAGCCCTGTAAAAAGCTTAAATGtggtttttaaaaagcagccAAACACACGTAGACCGTGACATGGGGCGTATTCCTTGCTTTAGACAGCGTATCAGTCACGTACGTaccctgcaaaaaaaaaagggtttagGGCTTGTTTATCCACCCCCTGTGTGCATactacaaacaaaaaaacatttccaaaacatGCCTGGTGTTTTAAGAAGGTGAAAGGTTACAGAGGTCAGACGTTACATGAAGTTCACCTGAATATCACACAAGTACATTCAACCCTGTGCACATGAACTGCAGAGCTTGGTCAACCAGCATTCCTTCATAACATGTTAAGCTGCAGAAGAGTGAACTTTATGAGCTTTTCTCTCACTCAGATACTGAAGATCAGATAGTGTGAAGGTAGTGAACGTAGAACAGTGTTGCTTCCTCTATCTCACCTGTGAAAAGAGGAACAAAGCATGTGCTTTGGCTTTAGTTTGACATGCAAATTTGTAtatcaaagcaaacactgctTAACAACTGCCACTgatattgtttcatttgagaGCACATTCTTCTAGCATGAAGCACAGTGAATTATTGTTGATCTGTAGAACGACCTCTGAGCTCTGAGACCTGACTGTATTTGTGCCAAAAAGCCTGACAACATCCTTTGCCAAAAAAATCAAGACTGCTAAGTACATTCTGACAACAGCTCAAATGTGATTAATCTTTATTACTGGTATCACATGAACATGCCCGCATTGCTCCGTGTTCAGGCCTGtaatatgaaaaaaacattctAAGGCACTCTTGGATTCTTGCTCAGTAACAGCAtcaaaaaggacattttaagTAATTCTGCCTAACTGTACAGACTTCACTTTATCACACGTGGACACAAACGTCACCACTTCAAAAGTAGGCACTCATAAAACATGAGTTTCTAACAGTAAAAAAGTCAAAAATTATCTTTAGAAATTTCATAAATGTGCAACAATATGTAAAATCATGATTGTAAGTTCAACTTTGCTAAGTATATTAAACAAGTTATGTATAAATAATTATCCTTATCTTTATTTTCCACCATTTAAATCCACTTTTTTAATGCTTTGAAATTCTTTAAAATTCGCTACTCTACTCAGCTCAGCTGTGTCGGGCTAGCATCAGCAGTCTCAAAAAACTATTTTTTCATAATTTGGGTGTACTGACCCAAATTACTGACCCACATGAATGTGAAGGTGGCAGAAGTTGCGGTTTTCAGCCTAACCGTACACCACTGCAAAAAGGAAATCAGTGGAAAAAAGGGTTAGGTTTACACAACGCATGTGAGCCATGTGGCTTGGCAGTGACCTTTTTGCCCAGCATATATTGTAACATGCAAGAGATCTGAACCTAAACGGCACACTGGGGAGGAAGTGGTACAAAGTGGAGTTTTCTCATGAACATAAAGGTGGATTATGTGTGCGATAAGAGCCCCAGCTCACTTCTAACTGCCAcatcattttctgttattttaatttgaaaacattttgcagcGAATTTAATGTGAATCATTGTCATTGCATCAGAGCCCCCAAAAATTAGAGATATGATTTTTATGTGCATACAAGATTTATATCTTGCCATTTTTATCTTGCAAGAAGATAAACATTTGTGCACactaaataaaaatattatcTTTCAGAATTTTGGAGGGACTGTGTATTCCATAATATCTGAATAAGAACATTTTGTACACATGTGGGAACAAACCTGTGTCACCTCTTCTCAAATGCTTGCCGGATGTTTTTGGTCCAAAAACCCAACAGGAAGCCTGAATCTGAATCTTCCTCAGTGCTCACCTGTTCTCCAGCTCTGAGATGTCGCTCTGCAGCCGAAGGTAAAACTTCTCAGCTTGTGAGAAGAGctgcctgagcagcagcacattgGTGTGGGCTGTGTTGATGagctccatctccacctcccCACGCACCACCACCTGCAGGCCGTCCAGCATCTCCTTCACTTCGTCCACTGTGAAGGTTTCATCCACCAGCCTTTGGAGAGagacatacatgcacacacacattactggTACATCTGACCTGCAAAAGCATATAATTGTTGTGTTACATATTTTGTTTCTATTAACATAAGACTTACTGTAGGTGAATTAAAGTTGAACTTAAATACAAACGGTGAAACTAAAAACTTAAGCATGTCCAGTCACCTGCTGTCTTTGAGTTCTTCAAAGCATGAGTCAATAGTCTTTAGTCTCAGGACCCTTTTTGAACGTGCAAATCGCATGTAATTGATGACTTCGTTCTGATGGTGTTCATTAAACCCAAATTCAGCCTGCGTGGagacaa from Chaetodon auriga isolate fChaAug3 chromosome 21, fChaAug3.hap1, whole genome shotgun sequence encodes the following:
- the lztfl1 gene encoding leucine zipper transcription factor-like protein 1 isoform X2, with protein sequence MAEFGFNEHHQNEVINYMRFARSKRVLRLKTIDSCFEELKDSRLVDETFTVDEVKEMLDGLQVVVRGEVEMELINTAHTNVLLLRQLFSQAEKFYLRLQSDISELENRELLEQVAEFEKTDFKTTDKINQETSKPKLAPLNEGGVSELLNKEIGRLQEENGKLKARLRTLESQAMSALDEKTKAERALKDLQKVQGEQQEISSLEDTVAALREDYERSLSANAVSQKDLQENLIASKHELLRVQEQLALAEKELEKKFQQTAAYRNMKEILTKKNEQIKEIRKRLQRYEPNE
- the lztfl1 gene encoding leucine zipper transcription factor-like protein 1 isoform X1, yielding MAEFGFNEHHQNEVINYMRFARSKRVLRLKTIDSCFEELKDSRLVDETFTVDEVKEMLDGLQVVVRGEVEMELINTAHTNVLLLRQLFSQAEKFYLRLQSDISELENRELLEQVAEFEKTDFKTTDKINQETSKPKLAPLNEGGVSELLNKEIGRLQEENGKLKARLRTLESQAMSALDEKTKAERALKDLQKVQGEQQLAAQSQEISSLEDTVAALREDYERSLSANAVSQKDLQENLIASKHELLRVQEQLALAEKELEKKFQQTAAYRNMKEILTKKNEQIKEIRKRLQRYEPNE